One stretch of Streptomyces agglomeratus DNA includes these proteins:
- a CDS encoding MFS transporter, whose protein sequence is MRGRGWLLRLVIAFGFAQAAVSMARPAVSYRALSLGADERAVGVIAGVYALLPLFAAVPLGRRTDHGRCAPLLPAGVVLIAAGCALSGTANSRAAMAAWSGVMGLGHLCFVIGAQSIVARQSAPAEQDRNFGHFTIGASLGQLVGPVAAGALVSGHDGAMGRTSALALVVSAGVAAVSFTSLWRIERRAEGAARKEGAAKVPVHRILRTRGVPAGILISLAVLSATDVLTAYLPVVGEHRGIAPSVVGLLLSLRAAATIACRLVMTPMIRLLGRTALMTVSCLLAGLLCAGIALPVPVWALALMLAALGFCLGVGQPLSMTTVVQASPPEARSTALALRLTGNRLGQVAAPASAGLVAGVAGTAAPFLMLGVLLVGASVLAVRAPGPRGSSPDARGSGVERVRKGPVRSGGRH, encoded by the coding sequence ATGCGCGGCAGGGGGTGGTTGCTGCGCCTCGTCATCGCCTTCGGCTTCGCGCAGGCGGCGGTGTCGATGGCGCGGCCGGCCGTCTCGTACCGGGCCCTCTCCCTGGGCGCGGACGAGCGGGCGGTCGGAGTGATCGCCGGCGTGTACGCGCTGCTGCCGCTGTTCGCGGCCGTACCGCTGGGGCGCAGGACGGATCACGGGCGGTGCGCCCCGCTGCTGCCGGCCGGTGTGGTCCTGATCGCGGCCGGCTGCGCCCTCAGCGGTACGGCGAACTCCCGTGCCGCGATGGCCGCCTGGAGCGGGGTGATGGGTCTCGGGCACCTGTGCTTCGTCATCGGGGCGCAGTCGATCGTCGCCCGCCAGTCCGCCCCGGCCGAACAGGACCGCAACTTCGGCCACTTCACCATCGGCGCCTCCCTCGGCCAGCTCGTCGGACCGGTCGCCGCCGGGGCGCTCGTGTCCGGGCACGACGGTGCGATGGGCCGCACCAGCGCCCTCGCCCTGGTCGTCTCGGCCGGTGTCGCGGCGGTGTCGTTCACCTCGCTCTGGCGGATCGAGCGGCGGGCGGAGGGCGCGGCGCGCAAGGAAGGCGCCGCCAAGGTCCCCGTCCACCGCATCCTGCGTACGCGGGGCGTGCCGGCCGGCATCCTCATCAGCCTCGCGGTCCTCTCCGCGACCGACGTCCTCACCGCGTACCTCCCCGTCGTCGGTGAGCACCGGGGCATCGCCCCTTCCGTCGTCGGCCTGCTGCTCAGCCTGCGGGCCGCGGCGACGATCGCCTGCCGTCTGGTCATGACGCCGATGATCCGGCTGCTCGGCCGCACCGCGCTGATGACCGTCAGCTGCCTGCTGGCCGGGCTGCTGTGCGCGGGGATCGCACTGCCGGTCCCGGTGTGGGCGCTGGCGCTGATGCTGGCCGCCCTCGGCTTCTGCCTCGGCGTCGGACAGCCCCTCTCGATGACCACGGTGGTCCAGGCATCGCCGCCGGAGGCGCGTTCGACCGCCCTGGCCCTGCGGCTGACCGGCAACCGCCTCGGGCAGGTCGCGGCGCCGGCGTCGGCGGGTCTGGTGGCGGGCGTGGCGGGCACGGCGGCGCCGTTTCTGATGCTGGGGGTGCTCCTCGTGGGCGCGTCGGTGCTCGCGGTGCGGGCGCCGGGACCGCGCGGCTCCTCCCCGGACGCCCGTGGGAGCGGGGTGGAACGGGTGCGGAAGGGGCCCGTTCGCTCGGGCGGCAGACACTGA
- a CDS encoding class F sortase, translating to MSRPAVASPVAKPVVPTPAVTTAATKSAAPRPVPPPSAAVKPAPKPAARPVHPPLPHSPPLSVAVPAITIEAPVVGLGLEPQGHLAAPQVDNPRLVGWYRDGPTPGEAGTSLLVGHRDTRTGPAIFLNLNALVPGDVVHVTREDHRIAVFTVDAVRTYKKEAFPDAEVYGARAGRPELRILTCGGTFDKKTGYASNVVVFAHLTDVKYV from the coding sequence GTGTCCCGGCCGGCGGTAGCGTCACCGGTGGCGAAGCCGGTGGTTCCGACACCGGCCGTCACCACCGCGGCGACCAAATCGGCGGCGCCCCGCCCGGTCCCGCCCCCGTCCGCGGCGGTGAAGCCGGCTCCCAAGCCGGCCGCCCGCCCGGTACATCCGCCGCTGCCGCACTCGCCGCCGCTGAGTGTGGCCGTTCCCGCCATCACCATCGAGGCGCCCGTCGTCGGCCTCGGACTCGAACCGCAGGGCCACCTGGCCGCCCCGCAGGTCGACAACCCGCGCCTGGTGGGCTGGTACCGCGACGGCCCGACCCCCGGCGAGGCGGGAACCTCCCTCCTCGTCGGCCACCGGGACACCCGGACCGGACCGGCCATCTTCCTCAACCTCAACGCACTCGTCCCCGGTGACGTCGTCCACGTCACCCGGGAGGACCACCGGATCGCGGTGTTCACCGTCGACGCCGTGCGGACGTACAAGAAGGAGGCATTCCCCGACGCCGAGGTGTACGGCGCGAGGGCCGGCCGCCCCGAGCTGCGGATCCTGACCTGCGGCGGCACCTTCGACAAGAAGACCGGATACGCCTCGAACGTCGTCGTCTTCGCCCATCTCACGGACGTGAAGTACGTGTAG
- a CDS encoding aldehyde dehydrogenase family protein — protein sequence MKAHDAMYIGGRWRPAAGQDTIAVVNPADEQVIGHVPAGTAEDVDTAVRAARDAFTGWAATPPAERAAKIGALRDVLVARKDEIAETVTAELGAPLGFSQMVHAGVPILVAGSYAELAATYSFEEKVGNSTVLLEPVGVVGAITPWNYPLHQIVAKVAPALAAGCTVVLKPAEDTPLTAQLFAEAVDEAGIPAGVFNLVTGLGPVAGQALAEHEGVDLVSFTGSTAVGKQIGATAGAAVKRVALELGGKSANVILPSADLAKAVGVGIANVMGNSGQTCSAWTRMLVHEDQYDEAVATAAAAVAKYTVGDRVGPLVNAKQQARVRGYIEKGVEEGARVVAGGPEAPLDKGYYVAPTVFADVTPEMTIAQEEIFGPVVSILKYTDEAEALRIANGTVYGLAGAVWAADDAEAVAFARRMDTGQVDINGGRFNPLAPFGGYKQSGVGRELGSHGLSEYLQTKSLQF from the coding sequence ATGAAGGCCCATGACGCGATGTACATCGGCGGCCGGTGGCGGCCCGCCGCCGGCCAGGACACGATCGCGGTCGTGAACCCGGCCGACGAGCAGGTCATCGGCCACGTCCCGGCCGGTACCGCCGAGGACGTCGACACGGCGGTACGGGCCGCCCGCGACGCCTTCACCGGCTGGGCCGCGACCCCGCCCGCCGAGCGCGCCGCGAAGATCGGCGCGCTGCGTGACGTGCTGGTGGCCCGCAAGGACGAGATCGCGGAAACCGTGACCGCCGAGCTGGGCGCGCCGCTGGGCTTCTCGCAGATGGTGCACGCGGGTGTGCCGATCCTGGTCGCCGGTTCGTACGCCGAGCTGGCCGCGACGTACTCCTTCGAGGAGAAGGTCGGGAACTCCACCGTGCTCCTGGAGCCGGTGGGCGTGGTCGGCGCGATCACACCGTGGAACTACCCGCTCCACCAGATCGTCGCGAAGGTGGCTCCCGCGCTCGCCGCCGGCTGCACGGTCGTCCTCAAGCCCGCCGAGGACACCCCGCTGACCGCCCAGCTCTTCGCCGAGGCCGTGGACGAGGCCGGTATCCCCGCCGGCGTCTTCAACCTGGTCACCGGCCTCGGTCCGGTCGCCGGACAGGCGCTCGCCGAACACGAGGGTGTCGACCTCGTCTCCTTCACCGGCTCCACCGCCGTCGGCAAGCAGATCGGTGCGACGGCGGGCGCCGCGGTCAAGCGCGTCGCGCTGGAGCTGGGCGGCAAGTCGGCCAACGTCATCCTGCCGAGCGCCGACCTGGCCAAGGCGGTCGGCGTCGGCATCGCCAACGTCATGGGCAACTCCGGCCAGACGTGCAGCGCCTGGACCCGGATGCTGGTCCACGAGGACCAGTACGACGAGGCCGTGGCCACCGCCGCCGCCGCCGTGGCGAAGTACACCGTCGGCGACCGTGTCGGCCCGCTGGTCAACGCCAAGCAGCAGGCACGCGTGCGCGGTTACATCGAGAAGGGCGTCGAGGAGGGCGCGCGCGTCGTCGCGGGCGGCCCCGAGGCTCCGCTCGACAAGGGGTACTACGTCGCCCCCACCGTCTTCGCGGACGTCACCCCGGAGATGACCATCGCGCAGGAGGAGATCTTCGGACCGGTCGTCTCCATCCTGAAGTACACCGACGAGGCCGAGGCGCTGCGCATCGCCAACGGCACGGTCTACGGCCTCGCGGGCGCCGTCTGGGCGGCCGACGACGCCGAGGCCGTGGCCTTCGCGCGCCGCATGGACACCGGGCAGGTCGACATCAACGGCGGCCGTTTCAACCCGCTCGCGCCCTTCGGCGGCTACAAGCAGTCGGGCGTCGGCCGCGAGCTGGGCTCGCACGGCCTCTCCGAGTACCTCCAGACCAAGTCCCTCCAGTTCTGA
- a CDS encoding Zn-dependent alcohol dehydrogenase has protein sequence MSRVRAAVLSAVGAPLEITDIDLPATGPGRVRVRLAAAGVCHSDLSLSNGTMRVPVPAVLGHEGAGTVVSVGEGVTHVAPGDAVALNWAPSCGACHHCGIGEVWLCANALSGTGDVYARTADGTDLHPGLNVAAFAEETVVAANCVLPVPDGIPLTDAALLGCAVLTGYGAVHHSARVREGESVAVFGVGGVGLAVLQSARIAGAGRIVAVDVSPEKEELARAAGATDFLIASETTAREIRKLTGGQGADVAIECVGRAVTIRTAWDSTRRGGRTTVVGIGGKDQQVTFNALEIFHFGRTLTGCVYGNSDPARDLPVLAGHIRAGRLDLGSMVTEKIGLDGIPAAFDNMIAGKGGRALVVF, from the coding sequence ATGTCCCGCGTCCGCGCCGCAGTCCTGTCCGCCGTCGGTGCTCCACTGGAGATCACCGACATCGACCTTCCGGCCACCGGCCCCGGCCGGGTGAGGGTCCGTCTCGCCGCCGCCGGGGTCTGCCACTCCGACCTCTCCCTCTCCAACGGCACGATGAGGGTGCCGGTTCCCGCCGTACTCGGCCACGAGGGCGCGGGCACCGTCGTGTCCGTGGGGGAGGGCGTCACGCACGTCGCCCCCGGTGACGCGGTCGCCCTCAACTGGGCTCCGTCCTGCGGCGCTTGCCACCACTGCGGCATCGGCGAGGTGTGGCTGTGCGCCAACGCCCTGTCCGGCACCGGTGATGTGTACGCCCGTACCGCCGACGGCACCGACCTCCACCCCGGCCTGAACGTCGCCGCGTTCGCCGAGGAGACCGTCGTCGCCGCGAACTGTGTCCTGCCCGTGCCCGACGGCATCCCCCTCACCGACGCCGCGCTGCTCGGCTGCGCGGTCCTCACCGGTTACGGAGCCGTCCACCACAGCGCGCGGGTCCGCGAGGGCGAGTCGGTCGCCGTCTTCGGCGTCGGCGGGGTCGGACTCGCCGTCCTCCAGTCCGCCCGCATCGCCGGGGCCGGGCGGATCGTCGCCGTCGACGTCTCGCCGGAGAAGGAGGAACTGGCGCGGGCCGCCGGAGCCACCGACTTCCTGATCGCCTCCGAGACGACGGCCAGGGAGATCCGCAAGCTCACCGGCGGGCAGGGGGCGGACGTCGCGATCGAGTGCGTGGGCCGGGCCGTCACCATCCGTACGGCCTGGGACTCCACCCGGCGCGGCGGCCGCACCACGGTCGTCGGCATCGGCGGCAAGGACCAGCAGGTCACCTTCAACGCCCTGGAGATCTTCCACTTCGGCCGTACGCTGACGGGCTGCGTGTACGGGAACTCCGACCCGGCGCGCGACCTGCCCGTACTCGCCGGGCACATCCGCGCCGGCCGCCTCGACCTGGGCAGCATGGTCACGGAAAAGATCGGGCTCGACGGCATTCCCGCCGCCTTCGACAACATGATCGCGGGCAAGGGCGGTCGCGCGCTGGTCGTCTTCTAA
- a CDS encoding MFS transporter, with protein sequence MDTASSPLTGTTAATPDDRNRRKVATAAALASAVEWYDYFVFGIAAALVLGDLYFPSGSSSAGVLAAFATFAVGFLARPVGGVIAGHFGDKHGRKPMLVLALTLMGLATTGIGLLPTYETIGIAAPVLLVLLRVMQGIAVGAQWGGAMLMATEYAPEGKRGLYGSLVQLGVPIGVVTANTVFLVAGATTSESAFASWGWRVPFFVGVLVLVLAWYIHTRVEETPAFREAEQALAEQEKGAARSPLRTILTKHLGTVFLAGGSFAVNTATFYIIITGVLDYATRELEMERSAVLAVSLCVSLTQLVLIPASAALSDRIGRLRIYALGAVGLLVWAVPMFLLIDTKSLLWLAVGTFVTSCFLSIMYGPQAALFAELFTAEMRYTGASLGYQIAAVFGGGLAPFMMVLLLEATGTSMAVSAYIIGLAVIALVSIKILANRAAAAEAAPAEAAHAEAPAGS encoded by the coding sequence ATGGACACGGCATCTTCCCCGCTCACGGGCACCACGGCAGCCACGCCGGACGACCGCAACCGGCGCAAGGTGGCAACCGCCGCCGCCCTCGCCTCGGCCGTCGAGTGGTACGACTACTTCGTCTTCGGCATCGCCGCGGCCCTCGTGCTCGGCGACCTGTACTTCCCGTCCGGCAGCTCGTCGGCGGGCGTGCTCGCCGCCTTCGCGACCTTCGCCGTCGGCTTCCTCGCCCGCCCCGTCGGCGGTGTCATCGCCGGCCACTTCGGCGACAAGCACGGCCGCAAGCCGATGCTGGTCCTGGCCCTGACGCTGATGGGCCTGGCCACCACCGGCATCGGCCTCCTGCCGACGTACGAGACCATCGGCATCGCCGCACCCGTCCTGCTCGTCCTGCTCCGCGTCATGCAGGGCATCGCCGTCGGCGCCCAGTGGGGCGGCGCGATGCTGATGGCCACGGAGTACGCCCCCGAGGGCAAGCGCGGCCTGTACGGAAGCCTGGTGCAGCTGGGCGTTCCCATCGGCGTCGTCACGGCGAACACCGTCTTCCTCGTCGCGGGCGCCACGACCAGCGAGAGCGCGTTCGCGTCCTGGGGCTGGCGGGTGCCGTTCTTCGTCGGCGTGCTGGTGCTGGTGCTCGCCTGGTACATCCACACACGGGTCGAGGAGACCCCGGCCTTCCGGGAGGCCGAGCAGGCGCTGGCGGAGCAGGAGAAGGGCGCGGCGCGCTCACCACTGCGTACGATCCTGACCAAGCACCTCGGCACGGTCTTCCTCGCGGGCGGGTCGTTCGCCGTCAACACCGCGACCTTCTACATCATCATCACCGGGGTGCTGGACTACGCGACCCGCGAACTGGAGATGGAACGCAGCGCGGTCCTCGCCGTCTCCCTGTGCGTCAGCCTCACCCAGCTCGTCCTGATCCCCGCCTCGGCGGCGCTCTCCGACCGCATCGGCCGGCTGCGCATCTACGCACTGGGCGCGGTGGGGCTGCTGGTGTGGGCGGTGCCGATGTTCCTGCTGATCGACACGAAGTCGCTGCTGTGGCTGGCGGTCGGCACGTTCGTGACCAGCTGCTTCCTGAGCATCATGTACGGGCCGCAGGCGGCGCTGTTCGCCGAGCTGTTCACCGCGGAGATGCGGTACACGGGGGCGTCGCTGGGCTACCAGATCGCGGCGGTCTTCGGCGGCGGCCTGGCGCCGTTCATGATGGTGCTGCTGCTCGAGGCGACCGGCACGTCGATGGCGGTGTCGGCGTACATCATCGGGCTGGCTGTCATCGCCCTGGTCTCGATCAAGATCCTGGCCAACCGGGCGGCGGCGGCCGAGGCCGCTCCGGCCGAGGCGGCGCACGCCGAGGCGCCGGCCGGGTCCTGA
- a CDS encoding isocitrate lyase/PEP mutase family protein, with the protein MNQHRYDAFRDLHHRPGTPLVLPNAWDHASAAALAAAGFAAIGTTSLGVASAAGKPDATGTAREETLRLGRGLARLPVPVTVDIEGGFGADADSIAALAADLVRAGVAGVNIEDGRPDGTLAPLPLQRELIGAMKEAAPTLFVNARTDTYWLPGHTGETARRLTAYQEAGADGLFVPGLQDEPVIAALTAEYRAPLNILYAPGRLTVARLAELGVARVSTGSLLFRAAVQHAVDLAGAVARGEGDADAGGVVAYAVADGWADAYRM; encoded by the coding sequence GTGAACCAGCACCGGTACGACGCGTTCCGCGACCTGCACCACCGGCCCGGGACCCCGCTCGTCCTCCCCAACGCCTGGGACCACGCCTCCGCCGCCGCACTCGCCGCGGCCGGTTTCGCCGCCATCGGTACGACCAGCCTCGGCGTCGCCTCGGCCGCCGGCAAACCGGACGCGACCGGCACGGCACGGGAAGAGACGCTCCGCCTCGGGCGCGGGCTCGCGCGGCTTCCGGTCCCCGTCACCGTGGACATCGAGGGCGGCTTCGGCGCGGACGCGGACTCGATCGCGGCGCTCGCGGCGGATCTCGTACGGGCGGGAGTGGCCGGGGTGAACATCGAGGACGGCCGCCCGGACGGCACCCTCGCGCCGCTGCCCCTCCAGCGGGAACTGATCGGTGCCATGAAGGAGGCCGCGCCGACGCTGTTCGTCAACGCGCGCACGGACACGTACTGGCTGCCGGGCCATACCGGCGAGACGGCGCGGCGGCTGACCGCCTACCAGGAGGCGGGCGCGGACGGCTTGTTCGTACCCGGATTGCAGGACGAGCCGGTGATCGCGGCCCTGACGGCGGAGTACAGGGCGCCGCTGAACATCCTGTACGCGCCCGGCCGGCTGACGGTCGCGCGTCTGGCGGAGCTGGGGGTGGCCAGGGTGAGCACGGGATCGCTCCTGTTCCGGGCGGCTGTTCAGCACGCGGTGGACCTGGCCGGCGCGGTGGCCCGCGGCGAGGGGGACGCGGACGCCGGGGGCGTGGTGGCGTACGCGGTGGCCGACGGCTGGGCGGACGCGTACCGGATGTGA
- a CDS encoding IS1634 family transposase: MVEKRLGALPVAAEFLRRLDVAGIVDEVCPGGASAHLTHGQVIEALVANRLTSPAPLVRVGDWARTWAVEEVFGITPDLLNDDRLARALDAIAPKLEVAAGTVGARAITEFGIDVSRLHWDMTSMSVHGAFPAQDQDEQYPLIACNGHPKDRRLDLKQIQTGLAVTADGGIPVHSRVFDGAAAEVRQVVGAMNDLKAMAGTREFLMVADSKLVSYSNITALLEAGVEFVAPVPAAQIKDEVYAVLDPQRGEPVDRVPDGTRGNPRRNGRPTGSWRTPTR, from the coding sequence GTGGTGGAAAAGCGTCTGGGCGCTCTGCCTGTCGCTGCCGAGTTTCTGCGCCGGCTGGACGTGGCCGGGATCGTCGACGAGGTGTGTCCAGGCGGCGCGAGCGCGCATCTGACGCACGGGCAGGTCATCGAGGCGCTGGTGGCCAACCGGCTGACCTCGCCCGCACCGCTGGTGCGCGTCGGGGACTGGGCCCGCACCTGGGCGGTGGAGGAGGTCTTCGGCATCACACCAGACCTCCTCAACGACGATCGCCTGGCCCGTGCGCTGGACGCGATCGCCCCGAAGCTGGAAGTCGCCGCCGGCACCGTCGGCGCGCGGGCGATCACCGAGTTCGGGATCGACGTCTCGCGGCTGCACTGGGACATGACCAGCATGTCCGTCCACGGCGCCTTCCCCGCCCAGGACCAGGACGAGCAGTACCCGCTGATCGCCTGCAACGGGCATCCCAAGGACCGGCGGCTGGACCTGAAGCAGATCCAGACCGGGCTCGCGGTGACGGCCGACGGCGGGATCCCCGTGCACTCCCGGGTCTTCGACGGCGCCGCCGCCGAGGTCCGTCAGGTCGTCGGCGCGATGAACGACCTCAAAGCGATGGCCGGCACCCGCGAGTTCTTGATGGTCGCCGACTCCAAGCTGGTGTCCTACTCCAACATCACCGCCCTGCTTGAGGCCGGGGTGGAGTTCGTCGCGCCCGTCCCAGCCGCGCAGATCAAGGACGAGGTCTACGCGGTCCTGGATCCTCAGCGGGGCGAGCCCGTCGACCGGGTGCCTGACGGGACGAGAGGAAACCCGAGGCGGAACGGGAGACCTACCGGGTCCTGGAGGACACCCACACGCTGA
- a CDS encoding ArsR/SmtB family transcription factor translates to MNSVHSAASPVASASPAPATPGSAATVSVSPAGRLAALATLLADETRASFCLALLDGRAWTAGELARHAGVAASTASEHLGKLVAGGLLTEERQGRHRYVRLADPAAAHLVEDLAGRVALPGDGQGDAPRSLRAASASSAMARGRTCYDHLAGRVAVVIADAMTVRGLLVQDAGFALTEAGLDWFGALGISLAHTGRRPLVRSCLDWTERRPHLAGTAGAALCRHALDAGWCVRIGSQRAVKVTREGARALGRSWMSRRGRWASSPVLRGSLIRMV, encoded by the coding sequence ATGAACTCCGTACACTCCGCCGCGTCCCCGGTGGCTTCCGCGTCTCCGGCCCCCGCGACACCCGGGTCCGCGGCCACCGTGTCCGTGTCCCCCGCCGGGCGGCTCGCCGCCCTGGCCACGCTCCTCGCGGACGAGACGCGGGCCTCCTTCTGCCTGGCGCTGCTCGACGGGCGGGCCTGGACGGCCGGTGAACTGGCGCGTCACGCGGGGGTGGCCGCTTCCACCGCGAGCGAGCACCTCGGCAAGCTGGTCGCGGGCGGCCTGCTCACCGAGGAGCGGCAGGGCAGGCACCGGTACGTCCGTCTCGCGGACCCGGCCGCCGCCCACCTGGTCGAGGACCTCGCGGGGCGGGTGGCACTGCCGGGAGACGGGCAGGGCGACGCGCCGCGCTCGCTGCGGGCCGCGAGCGCGAGCAGCGCGATGGCGCGGGGCCGCACGTGTTACGACCACCTCGCCGGACGGGTCGCCGTCGTGATCGCGGACGCGATGACGGTCCGGGGTCTGCTGGTCCAGGACGCCGGGTTCGCGCTCACGGAAGCGGGGCTGGACTGGTTCGGCGCGCTGGGCATCTCCCTCGCGCACACGGGTCGGCGCCCGTTGGTCCGTTCCTGCCTCGACTGGACCGAGCGCCGGCCGCACCTGGCGGGGACGGCCGGGGCGGCGCTGTGCCGTCACGCGCTGGACGCGGGATGGTGCGTACGCATCGGCTCGCAGCGGGCGGTGAAGGTGACGCGGGAGGGGGCACGGGCGCTCGGGAGGTCCTGGATGTCGAGACGCGGGCGCTGGGCCTCTAGTCCCGTACTTCGCGGGTCGTTGATTCGTATGGTGTGA
- a CDS encoding TetR/AcrR family transcriptional regulator — translation MARPRKPLLSRDRIVGAASALVDSEGLGAVSTRRLAAELGVSGPSLYNHFRNKDEILDAVADGVSAKVDLSMFDPADGRDWRTALHDYAVSYRAALTEHPNIVPVLARGPGRRPAGLRVADAVFGAMVRAGWPPAQATYIGALMRYFITGSALGSFASGFVDDETAYDPEDYPHLGQAHLLAERRQKVDEGAFETGLRALIEGLALQYEQLSPAKERPGTVRRTPKGR, via the coding sequence ATGGCCCGACCGCGCAAGCCCCTCCTCAGCCGTGACCGCATCGTCGGCGCGGCGAGTGCGCTCGTGGACTCCGAAGGGCTCGGCGCCGTCTCCACGCGCCGGCTCGCGGCAGAGCTCGGGGTCAGCGGACCGTCGCTCTACAACCACTTCCGCAACAAGGACGAGATCCTCGACGCGGTCGCCGACGGGGTGAGCGCCAAGGTCGATCTGTCGATGTTCGACCCGGCGGACGGCCGCGACTGGCGGACCGCGCTGCACGATTACGCCGTCTCCTACCGCGCGGCCCTCACCGAGCACCCCAACATCGTTCCGGTGCTCGCCCGCGGCCCCGGCCGGCGCCCGGCCGGCCTGCGGGTGGCCGACGCCGTGTTCGGGGCGATGGTCCGGGCCGGGTGGCCGCCCGCCCAGGCGACGTACATCGGCGCGCTGATGCGGTACTTCATCACCGGCTCGGCGCTCGGCTCGTTCGCGAGCGGCTTCGTCGACGACGAGACGGCGTACGACCCGGAGGACTATCCGCACCTGGGCCAGGCGCATCTCCTCGCGGAGCGGCGGCAGAAGGTCGACGAGGGCGCGTTCGAGACGGGGCTGCGGGCGCTGATCGAGGGTCTGGCGTTGCAGTACGAGCAACTCTCACCCGCCAAGGAGCGGCCGGGGACGGTTCGGCGGACGCCGAAGGGCCGCTGA
- a CDS encoding acyl-CoA dehydrogenase family protein, which produces MNLELSEEQTAVRQLAKDFTDREIRPHVVEWDRAESVDRAIVKKLGGLGFLGLTIPEEYGGSGGDHLAYCLVTEELGRGDSSVRGIVSVSLGLAAKTIAHWGTEEQKRQWLPGLTSGELVGCFGLTEPGTGSDAGNLTTRAVRDGDTYVVNGSKMFITNGTWADVVLLFARSTDAPGHKGVSAFLVPTDTPGLTRREIHGKLGLRGQATAELFLEDVRVPASAMMAPEGKGFSVAMSALAKGRMSVAAGCVGIAQAALDAAVKYATEREQFGRTIAHHQLVQELITDISVDVDAARLLTWRVADLIDRGRPFVTEASTAKLFASEAAVRAANNALQVFGGYGYIDEYPAGKLLRDARVMTLYEGTSQIQKLVIGRALTGVSAF; this is translated from the coding sequence ATGAATCTGGAGCTCAGCGAGGAGCAGACCGCGGTGCGGCAGCTCGCCAAGGACTTCACCGACCGCGAGATCAGGCCGCACGTCGTCGAGTGGGACCGCGCCGAGAGCGTCGACCGCGCGATCGTGAAGAAGCTCGGCGGGCTCGGCTTCCTCGGCCTGACGATCCCCGAGGAGTACGGCGGCTCCGGCGGCGACCACCTCGCGTACTGCCTCGTCACCGAGGAACTCGGCCGCGGCGACTCGTCGGTGCGCGGCATCGTGTCCGTATCGCTCGGTCTGGCCGCCAAAACCATCGCGCACTGGGGGACCGAGGAGCAGAAACGGCAGTGGCTGCCCGGCCTCACCTCCGGTGAACTGGTCGGCTGCTTCGGGCTCACCGAGCCCGGTACCGGCTCCGACGCCGGGAACCTCACCACCCGCGCCGTGCGCGACGGCGACACCTACGTCGTCAACGGCTCCAAGATGTTCATCACCAACGGCACCTGGGCCGACGTCGTGCTGCTCTTCGCCCGCTCCACCGACGCCCCCGGCCACAAGGGCGTCTCCGCGTTCCTCGTCCCCACCGACACCCCCGGTCTCACCCGCCGCGAGATCCACGGCAAGCTCGGGCTGCGCGGACAGGCGACCGCCGAGCTGTTCCTGGAGGACGTACGCGTCCCCGCCTCCGCGATGATGGCGCCCGAGGGCAAGGGCTTCTCGGTCGCCATGTCGGCCCTCGCGAAGGGCCGCATGTCGGTCGCCGCCGGTTGTGTCGGCATAGCCCAGGCCGCCCTCGACGCGGCCGTCAAGTACGCCACCGAGCGTGAGCAGTTCGGCAGGACCATCGCGCACCACCAGCTCGTACAGGAGCTGATCACCGACATTTCGGTGGACGTCGACGCGGCCCGGCTGCTGACCTGGCGCGTCGCCGATCTGATCGACCGCGGCCGGCCCTTCGTCACCGAGGCGTCGACGGCGAAGCTCTTCGCGTCGGAGGCCGCCGTACGGGCCGCGAACAACGCCCTCCAGGTCTTCGGCGGATACGGCTACATCGACGAGTACCCGGCGGGCAAACTGCTGCGCGACGCCCGCGTGATGACGCTGTACGAAGGCACCAGCCAGATCCAGAAGCTCGTCATCGGCCGCGCCCTGACCGGAGTCTCGGCCTTCTGA
- a CDS encoding YiaA/YiaB family inner membrane protein, translating into MSDTPVKQQNTTAYYGQAVAAFVVALGAVTLGILYMDADPWVRAFLGIGVLYLVTSAFTLAKVIRDRQEAGQIVSRVDQARLEKLLAEHDPFQKL; encoded by the coding sequence ATGAGCGACACACCGGTAAAGCAGCAGAACACGACGGCCTACTACGGGCAGGCGGTCGCCGCCTTCGTGGTGGCCCTGGGAGCGGTGACCCTCGGCATCCTGTACATGGACGCCGACCCGTGGGTGCGCGCCTTTCTCGGCATCGGCGTCCTGTACCTGGTGACCTCTGCCTTCACCCTCGCCAAGGTGATCAGGGACCGGCAGGAGGCCGGGCAGATCGTGAGCCGTGTCGACCAGGCCCGCCTGGAGAAGCTCCTCGCCGAGCACGACCCCTTCCAGAAGCTGTGA